From Deltaproteobacteria bacterium, the proteins below share one genomic window:
- a CDS encoding HU family DNA-binding protein — MTKTRLLDALAESTGLQKKDVASVLDELGVVIERHVRRRAVGTFTLPGLLKVKVVRKPATKARKMISPFTRQEITVAAKPASRAVKVQPLSGLKRMAE; from the coding sequence ATGACCAAGACCCGGCTCCTGGACGCCCTGGCCGAATCGACCGGGCTCCAGAAGAAGGACGTGGCCTCGGTGCTGGACGAGCTTGGAGTGGTCATCGAGCGTCACGTCAGGAGACGCGCGGTGGGAACGTTCACGCTTCCCGGCCTGCTGAAAGTCAAGGTCGTGCGCAAGCCCGCGACGAAGGCGCGCAAGATGATCTCGCCCTTCACCCGCCAGGAGATCACGGTGGCCGCGAAACCCGCCTCGCGGGCGGTGAAGGTTCAGCCCCTGAGCGGGCTCAAGCGCAT